AGGTCCGTGACGGGGCGGCCGTCCCGGCTGACCGTGAGGGTCAGCTCGCTCGCCTCGCCGGCGACGAGCTCGCCCTTGAGCGCCACGGTGTACGCGTCGATCCGCGCGGTCCCGGTCGCCTCGGGCAGCGGCTGCGGGGCGTACGCTCCGGCGACCGCCGCGTCGATCCCCAGCGTCAGGGTCCCGTCGTGGCCGACCGGGTGGATGTCGGTGAAGAACCGCCAGTCCCCGGGCTCCAGGGTCAGCTCGGTGCTCCAGGTGCCGTGCTCGTCCCGCACCGGGTGCACGTGCTGGAACCCGGCCGTGTCCCGCCGGACGGCGATGAAGTGCAGCTCCTTCTCGTGCTCGGCGACGTACTCGGTCACCGGCCGGCCGTCGGGGCCGATCACCCGGAAGGTGACCGGCTGTACACCGGCGGTGAGGATCGTGGAATCGAGGACGAGGGTGTAGCCGTCCGCCGAGACCGACAGCCCGCCGGGCTGAGCCCCACCGTGACCGGCGTGGCCGCCATGACCGGTGTGTCCCGCGTGGCTGCCGTGCCCCGCATGGCTGCCGTGGTGACCTGCGTGGTTGTTCATGACGTCTCCCCAGGTGTGATGCGGATCCTGTTGCCGTCCGGTCAGGACGACGATCACAACCATATACCCCCCGGGGGTATTCCGGCAGATCTTGAGGAAGGAGATTCTCCTCAGGCTTCTCCCGACCTCTCTCCTCCTCGGCCGCCCCACCTCCCCAGCCTCCGCTCCCGCCCCAAGGCGTCCGCGATCGCCGCGAAGGCGACCGCGTGCCCGCGGGCGTTCGCGTGGACGCGGTCGGCGGCGTAGATGCCGGGGTCGGCGGCGAGCGGATGGTGGTGGGTGTCGATGTGGACGCCGCCGAGGCTCCCCGTCAGCTCGGCGGTGAGGGCGTCGAGCGTGTCGAAGCGGCGGGCCATGCCCTCCGCGTACTCCGGTGGGACGAGGCCCGACCGGGCGAGGTCGAAGAGGCCGATGGTGACGACGACGGCGCCGCTCTCGGCGAGCGGGGTGAGGAGCGCGGCCAGTCCGGCCCGCAGCGCGTCCGGGTCGAAGCTCCGGAAGGCGTCGTTGCCGCCCGCGCTCACCATCACCACGTCCGGCGCGAACTCCAGGGCGGGGACGAGCTGCCGCTCCCGGATCTCGGCGAGCAGGAGGTGGGGTTCGGCCAGGTCGAGCGCGGCGAAGCCGGGGCGGGTGGCGGCGAGGGCGTCGGTGAAGCGGTCGGCGAACGACCGGTGGCGGTAGCCGGGGAGCGGGTCCATCACCCCGGCGGTGACGCTGTCGCCGAGCACGGCCAGCCGGTTCCACGGGAGGCCGCCGAGCAGCGCGGCGGCGGCGTCGGCGGGCATGCAGTACGGATCGTCGGACTCGACGGGATCCGTGCGGCGCGGATTCCGGACGGGGTGCGGGGGGACGGTCATCGCCGGTCTCCTTCGAGGGTGCGCGGGGTGGCCGCGGCGGCGGGGCGCGGCGGGGGAGGGGGCGTGAGCCGCAGGGCGAGACCGCCGGCCGCCGCGGCCAGGTTGACGGCGGTGGCGAACCCGTACACGGCGGCGTACGGCTCCGCTCCCGCGCCCGCGACCTCCGCGATGATCACGGCCGTGGCGGCGATGCCGAGACCTCCGCCGACCTGGCGGGCGGCCATGACCATGCCCGTCGCGGCGGCGAAGTCCCGGGGGGCGACGGAGAGGGCGGCGGCGCTGGAGATGCCGACGGTGGCCAGGCCGACGCCGACGCCCATCACCACTCCGGCCGGGAGCCACAGCGTCCAGAAGCGCGGCTCGGCGTCGATCAGCAGGGCCAGGACCCCCGTCGAGGCGGCGATGAGGGCCGAGCCGCCGGCCACCATCGTGCGCGGGGCGAGGGCGACGGGGAGCCGCCCGACGCCGACGCCGACGGCGGCCGTGACGAGCGCCGCCGGGCTCATCGCGAGACCGGCCTCCAGGGTGGAGTAGCCCCAGGCGCCGGTCAGGAAGAGCACGCCGAGCAGCATCGTCGTGAACAGCGCGGTGCCGTACGCGAACGAGGCACCGGTCGCGACGGCGAACGGGCGGCCGCTGAGCAGGTCGAGCCGGAGCGCGGGGCGCGGGTGCCGGAGCGCCCGCAGCACGGTCGCCACGCCCGCCACGACGGTGACGGCGGCGGCGGTCAGCACCTGTGCCGACGCCCAGCCGTGGTCGGGGCCCTGCGTCAGGGCGTACACCGCCGCGCCGACGCCGAGGGCGAGGAACAGACCGCCGAGCAGGTCGGGGGCCCGCCCCGCGCGGGACTCGCCGCTCGGCAGCTTCCGGCCGGCGATCAGCACCCAGGCGCCCACCGGCAGGTTGAGGCAGAACAGGGCGCGCCAGTCGAGGACTTCGACCATGACGCCGCCGAGTGCCGGACCCGCGGCGGCGGCCAGGGCACCCGCCGCGCTCCACACGCCGATCGCGGCGCGCCTGCGTTCGGCGGGGATCTCCGCGAGGACGAGCCCCAGGGAGGCCGGGACCAGCAGGGCCGCCGCCAGGCCCTGGACGGCGCGGGCGCCCAGCAGGACGGGCAGGTTCGGTGCCGCCGCGATCAGCAGGGACGACGCGGTGAAGACGGCGACGCCGACCAGGAAGAGCCGGGCCCGGCCGACCGCGTCGGCCAGCGGCCCGGCCGGCGCGAGCAGGGCCGCGAAGGGGATCACGTACGCGGTGGCGACCCACGAGACGGTGGTCAGCGAGACGCCGAAGTCGGCGGCGATCGGCGGCACCGCCAGGTTGGTGACGGTGGCGTCGAGGAAGCTCAGGAACGTGCCGGCGCAGGCGAGGAGCAGCGCGAGCGAGGCGCGCCGGGCGGCGGGGCCGCCGGCGGGTGAGGGCGCGGAAAGGGCCCCCGGAGAAGGCGAGTTGGGGGAAGAGGATCCGCGAGAGGAGTCGGGGAAGGAGTCGGGGGAGGAGGCGGGGGAGGAGCCGGGGGAGGAGGGGACGGAAGACGTCATGGCGAGGATTTAAGAGTACGACCGTTCGTACGTCAATGCCGTACGGTCGTTTGCTAAAGTGGCCGCCATGGCAGGACGCGCATCGGCTCAAGCAGCCCTCGAAACGCGGCGATCGGTCCTGGAGGCCGCCGCCGAGATCGCCTCCAGGGAGGGCCTGGACAGCGTCACCATCGGCCGCCTCGCGGAGGTGCTCGG
The Streptomyces roseofulvus genome window above contains:
- a CDS encoding SGNH/GDSL hydrolase family protein; this encodes MTVPPHPVRNPRRTDPVESDDPYCMPADAAAALLGGLPWNRLAVLGDSVTAGVMDPLPGYRHRSFADRFTDALAATRPGFAALDLAEPHLLLAEIRERQLVPALEFAPDVVMVSAGGNDAFRSFDPDALRAGLAALLTPLAESGAVVVTIGLFDLARSGLVPPEYAEGMARRFDTLDALTAELTGSLGGVHIDTHHHPLAADPGIYAADRVHANARGHAVAFAAIADALGRERRLGRWGGRGGERSGEA
- a CDS encoding DHA2 family efflux MFS transporter permease subunit, with product MTSSVPSSPGSSPASSPDSFPDSSRGSSSPNSPSPGALSAPSPAGGPAARRASLALLLACAGTFLSFLDATVTNLAVPPIAADFGVSLTTVSWVATAYVIPFAALLAPAGPLADAVGRARLFLVGVAVFTASSLLIAAAPNLPVLLGARAVQGLAAALLVPASLGLVLAEIPAERRRAAIGVWSAAGALAAAAGPALGGVMVEVLDWRALFCLNLPVGAWVLIAGRKLPSGESRAGRAPDLLGGLFLALGVGAAVYALTQGPDHGWASAQVLTAAAVTVVAGVATVLRALRHPRPALRLDLLSGRPFAVATGASFAYGTALFTTMLLGVLFLTGAWGYSTLEAGLAMSPAALVTAAVGVGVGRLPVALAPRTMVAGGSALIAASTGVLALLIDAEPRFWTLWLPAGVVMGVGVGLATVGISSAAALSVAPRDFAAATGMVMAARQVGGGLGIAATAVIIAEVAGAGAEPYAAVYGFATAVNLAAAAGGLALRLTPPPPPRPAAAATPRTLEGDRR